The genomic stretch CCCGTCCTTGAAGCCCACGACGTTGGGCAGCTGGGCCAGCGACACCACCGCCTCGGGCGTGAAGCGCGCGGTGCCCCGCTGATAGATGATGATCGGCAGCCCGACGGACTCGGCCACCTCCCGCACGTACCGCACCAGCCCGGAGGCAGGACCGGTGACCAGGTAGGGAGGCATCAGCAAGAGCCCGTCGGCGCCCTGAGCGGCAGCGGCGCGGGCGATCGCCTTGGCGGTGGGCAACGCGCCGCCGGCCCCGGCGAAGACGGGGACGCGGCCCTCGGTGGCGGCGACGGCCGTCGCCACCGCCCGGCTGTATTCACCGAGATCGAGGGCGTTGAACTCACCGGTGCCGCACGCGGTGAACACTCCTCCGGCTCCGGCCGCGACCCCGTCGGCGACGTGCCGGGCGAGCACCGGTTCGGCCAGCTCCCCATCGGCCCCGAAGGGGGTCACCGGAAAGAAGAGAACACCATCTAGCCGCATCAACAGTCCTTTCTAGCGGATGCCCTCCCTGCGCAGAGTGGCAGCCAGCTTGCGGGTGTGTTTGATCACCGCTTCGGTGATCCGCTCGACGTCGGCGGGCGGTAGCCCGGCGGGCATCGAGCAGCTGATCGCGTCCGTGGCCGGGATGCGGTAGTCGACCGCCACGGCCACGC from Nonomuraea polychroma encodes the following:
- a CDS encoding 5-dehydro-4-deoxyglucarate dehydratase yields the protein MRLDGVLFFPVTPFGADGELAEPVLARHVADGVAAGAGGVFTACGTGEFNALDLGEYSRAVATAVAATEGRVPVFAGAGGALPTAKAIARAAAAQGADGLLLMPPYLVTGPASGLVRYVREVAESVGLPIIIYQRGTARFTPEAVVSLAQLPNVVGFKDGLGDFDLLQRIILTVRQSTGKEFTFFNGLPTAEFTVPAYRGIGVSLYSSAVFAFAPEIALTFHKAVTGGDEVLVQRLLTGFYLPLVELRDLVPGYAVSLVKAGVRLRGLDVGGVRAPLVDPAPEHLAALEQIIATGMEIAGA